One region of Triticum aestivum cultivar Chinese Spring chromosome 6B, IWGSC CS RefSeq v2.1, whole genome shotgun sequence genomic DNA includes:
- the LOC123134977 gene encoding germin-like protein 1-1, with translation MARIQLSAIAAFAVFLALAAPSIAGDPDMLQDVCVADLKSSIKLNGFPCKAEITADDFFFAGLKKPGNTNNPAGSNVTAANVQSFSGVNTLGVSMARIDYAPGGQNPPHTHPRATEIIFVLDGVLEVGFITTANKLFTKTITVGDVFVFPRGLVHFQQNRGHVPASVIAGFNSQLQGTQAIATTLFAAAPPVPSDVLAKAFRVGTEEIDAVKAKFQ, from the exons ATGGCGAGGATTCAGCTTTCTGCCATAGCGGCCTTCGCAGTCTTCCTCGCGCTGGCCGCCCCCTCCATTGCCGGCGACCCCGACATGCTCCAGGACGTCTGCGTCGCCGACCTGAAATCCT CGATCAAGCTGAACGGGTTCCCGTGCAAGGCGGAGATCACGGCGGACGACTTCTTCTTCGCCGGTCTCAAGAAGCCCGGCAACACAAACAACCCTGCAGGGTCGAACGTCACGGCGGCGAACGTGCAGTCATTTTCCGGGGTGAACACGCTTGGTGTGTCAATGGCCCGCATCGACTACGCGCCGGGAGGCCAGAACCCGCCGCACACCCACCCGCGTGCCACCGAGATTATCTTTGTACTCGACGGAGTCCTCGAGGTGGGCTTCATCACCACTGCCAACAAGCTCTTCACCAAGACCATCACCGTCGGAGACGTGTTCGTCTTCCCGCGTGGGCTCGTGCACTTCCAGCAAAACAGGGGACATGTCCCCGCCTCTGTCATCGCCGGCTTCAACAGCCAGCTCCAGGGCACGCAAGCCATCGCCACCACGCTCTTCGCTGCCGCGCCGCCAGTGCCTAGCGACGTGCTGGCCAAGGCCTTCCGGGTCGGTACCGAAGAGATCGACGCCGTCAAGGCCAAGTTTCAGTAG